A stretch of Malus sylvestris chromosome 11, drMalSylv7.2, whole genome shotgun sequence DNA encodes these proteins:
- the LOC126590166 gene encoding disease resistance protein At4g27190-like translates to MEIIIAIASKVGECLVTPIGTEFGYLINYHSNLENLKGEIKKLFDKKDGVQGLVDAAQRNSERIKPDVQSWLNNVNDDMVKKVLQFEDEINKKRRCVYRWSLSRRAYKIKQEVLQLQNEGIFENVAYPAPPPEIWSTFENVFKDFKSRRAKMNEVIEGFKREEVRKIGICGMGGVGKTTMVKEIIIRLAKLNLFDKIVMATVSQSPSIRTIQLEIAEEIGLELKEETQSGRARRLHRRLMEIKRILIVLDDVWEVLDFEAIGLPSGNAHEGCKVLLTSRDSDVCNRMRSQQIIAVPILTTEESQELFREMVGESFNDPDLRSTAKDVLKECGGLPIAIVTVGKALEKKNKHEWDDALNQMRNSTPVNIPGVNDTKTMIFQLSIWFDMGGVEDILAAALLWKMQEIECILWLTN, encoded by the exons ATGGAAATTATAATTGCAATTGCCTCAAAAGTTGGAGAGTGCTTGGTCACACCAATAGGAACAGAGTTTGGCTATTTGATTAATTACCATTCCAACCTGGAAAATCTTAAGGGTGAGATAAAAAAGCTTTTTGACAAGAAAGATGGAGTGCAAGGATTGGTAGATGCTGCCCAAAGGAACAGTGAAAGGATCAAACCTGATGTTCAGAGTTGGCTAAATAATGTGAACGACGACATGGTCAAAAAAGTGTTGCAGTTTGAGGatgaaattaacaagaaaaggCGATGTGTGTATCGATGGAGCTTGAGTCGGAGAGCCTATAAGATTAAACAAGAAGTTCTTCAGCTCCAAAACGAAGGAATATTTGAAAATGTGGCCTATCCTGCACCTCCACCAGAGATATGGTCAACATTCGAAAATGTTTTTAAGGATTTTAAGTCCAGAAGGGCAAAGATGAATGAGGTGATAGAAGGTTTTAAGAGGGAAGAAGTACGAAAGATCGGGATTTGTGGAATGGGGGGTGTGGGTAAAACCACAATGGTGAAAGAAATCATCATAAGATTGGCAAAACTGAACCTGTTTGATAAAATTGTAATGGCAACTGTGTCTCAAAGTCCAAGTATTAGGACGATCCAGTTGGAAATTGCAGAGGAAATAGGTTTGGAATTGAAGGAGGAAACCCAGTCCGGAAGAGCACGAAGGCTACATAGGAGACTCATGGAAATAAAGAGGATCCTGATTGTATTAGATGATGTCTGGGAAGTGCTTGATTTTGAGGCTATAGGACTCCCTTCTGGAAATGCTCATGAAGGGTGCAAAGTTTTGTTGACATCACGAGATTCGGACGTTTGCAACAGGATGCGAAGTCAACAAATTATTGCAGTCCCGATTTTAACAACAGAAGAATCACAGGAGCTCTTTCGAGAAATGGTGGGTGAATCCTTTAATGATCCTGATTTACGTTCCACTGCAAAAGATGTATTGAAGGAATGTGGAGGTTTACCTATTGCAATTGTAACTGTTGGAAAAGccctagaaaagaaaaacaagcatGAATGGGATGATGCCCTTAATCAGATGCGAAATTCTACCCCAGTGAACATCCCTGGAGTGAATGACACA AAGACTATGATATTCCAATTGAGTATTTGGTTCGATATGGGTGGGGTCGAGGATATTTTAGCAGCAGCGTTACTTTGGAAGATGCAAGAAATAGAGTGCATTCTTTGGTTGACCAACTAA
- the LOC126589108 gene encoding uncharacterized protein LOC126589108 → MKELKVLALVGKEMKNRVSLRSLKNLRTLCLDGSNFDGTSTDVIGSLENLEILSFRDCYSMRELPREIGRLKQLRLLDTTNCEELEVIPHGIFSSLCRLEELYMVNSFNEWEIGRGREEKGMASISEVMSLSDHLKVLAIEIPSVIHLLTKDIVLKSPTIRFLIRCATWGRLFSEMSTYAFENCLEISESDARELEESQAVRLLLKKSKKLYLSEVKNFSVLTDLDQEGFQDLKDLDLWYCPHIEYLANGTSGFLTNLRFLKLGSCGVLKYVFSLSAARNLVQLQELNIDGCDQMEEIVSKQGEHEEEADMISFDKLTNLTLEGLGSLVGFFQAKKLYSNQEETTARVEHQSAGVFEKAIFPSKCISWFPSLEEVVLGRMKFEGVLFDLKNIPSGFQGFQNSRLPKKMHVKRCENLKTMGAVIPQRKKLENNLKKDSTSHDFSTSPTRSSNWCPAGCGCAPYSRPNAHRPIEILPRPIKVTPTNLEDSNDNDNLENLTVSDCNSMEVIFQLKGPKHEESSHSIEAFNKLSSLRLDRLPGLTRVWEMGSSQPMLTGSSFGNLKSLEVGFCNQLKYLFSSSIVKLLVSIEDIEVHNCEKMEEIVAAEEETDETITLPKVKSIKLESLPKLKYFCGEAYTLKLPSLELLEVDDVQNLSLLAPKLIATHPRLQVRTALGVAEWKGDLNATLRNIYVTRKGEDDEIEREDEHN, encoded by the exons ATGAAAGAACTGAAGGTTTTAGCTTTGGTGGGAAAGGAAATGAAAAACCGAGTCTCATTAAGATCACTGAAGAATCTGCGGACCTTGTGCCTAGATGGGTCTAATTTTGATGGCACGTCTACTGATGTTATTGGgagtttggagaatttagaaaTCCTCAGCTTTCGGGATTGTTATTCCATGCGTGAGTTGCCGAGGGAAATTGGACGACTTAAACAGTTAAGGTTGTTAGATACGACAAACTGCGAGGAACTTGAGGTGATTCCACATGGTATCTTCTCCAGCTTATGTAGACTTGAAGAGTTGTATATGGTTAATAGCTTTAACGAATGGGAAattggaagaggaagagaagaaaagggGATGGCAAGCATTTCTGAGGTGATGTCTCTGTCCGATCATTTGAAGGTTCTAGCCATAGAGATACCCAGTGTCATCCACTTGTTGACAAAAGACATAGTCTTGAAAAGCCCAACAATAAGATTCCTTATACGGTGTGCAACATGGGGACGGCTTTTTTCAGAGATGAGTACTTATGCATTCGAAAATTGTTTGGAGATTAGTGAAAGCGATGCAAGGGAGTTGGAGGAGAGTCAAGCAGTCAgacttttgttgaaaaaatctaaaaaattgtATTTGTCGGAGGTTAAGAATTTCTCTGTCCTCACTGATTTAGACCAAGAAGGATTTCAAGATTTGAAAGATTTGGATCTTTGGTATTGTCCACATATCGAGTATCTTGCAAATGGAACAAGTGGGTTTTTGACCAACCTAAGATTCCTTAAATTGGGAAGTTGTGGTGTCTTAAAATATGTATTTTCACTATCAGCAGCGAGAAACTTGGTACAACTCCAAGAATTAAACATTGATGGATGTGATCAAATGGAAGAAATTGTATCGAAGCAGGGGGAACATGAGGAGGAAGCCGATATGATATCTTTCGATAAATTAACCAATTTGACTCTCGAGGGTCTAGGGAGTTTGGTTGGTTTCTTCCAAGCCAAGAAGCTATACTCCAACCAAGAG gaAACAACGGCAAGGGTTGAGCATCAATCTGCAGGCGTATTTGAAAAAGCAATATTTCCATCAAAGTGCATTTCATGGTTTCCAAGTTTAGAAGAGGTAGTATTGGGACGTATGAAGTTTGAAGGCGTGCTATTTGATTTGAAAAACATTCCATCTGGATTTCAAGGCTTCCAAAATTCAAGGCTTCCAAAAAAAATGCAcgtgaaaagatgtgaaaatttGAAGACAATGGGTGCTGTAATTCCACAAAGAAAGAAGTTGGAGAATAACTTGAAGAAGGATTCAACAAGTCATGATTTCAGCACTTCTCCAACACGTTCATCAAATTGGTGCCCTGCTGGATGTGGATGCGCACCATATTCAAGACCAAACGCCCACCGCCCCATTGAAATATTGCCACGTCCAATTAAG GTTACACCAACTAATCTTGAGGACTCAAATGATAATGATAATCTCGAAAATCTTACTGTAAGTGACTGTAATTCGATGGAAGTGATTTTCCAACTCAAGGGACCGAAGCATGAAGAAAGTAGTCACTCCATTGAAGCATTCAATAAATTGAGTTCCTTGCGGTTAGATAGATTGCCAGGTTTAACGCGTGTTTGGGAGATGGGTAGTTCACAACCGATGTTGACAGGAAGCAGCTTCGGAAACTTGAAATCGCTGGAGGTTGGTTTTTGCAACCAGTTGAAATACTTGTTTTCATCGTCCATAGTCAAACTTCTCGTGAGTATAGAGGACATAGAAGTTCATAACTGTGAGAAGATGGAAGAAATCGTTGCCGCAGAAGAAGAAACTGATGAAACAATTACATTACCTAAAGTGAAGTCCATCAAGCTTGAAAGTCTGCCAAAACTCAAGtatttttgtggtgaagcttatACTTTGAAGTTGCCGTCTTTGGAGTTATTGGAGGTTGATGACGTGCAAAACTTAAGCCTATTAGCTCCAAAGCTTATTGCCACACATCCCCGATTGCAAGTACGCACCGCGTTGGGAGTGGCTGAATGGAAGGGGGACCTCAATGCCACTCTAAGGAATATTTACGTCACAAG GAAgggtgaagatgatgaaatcGAGAGGGAGGACGAACACAATTAA